CGGCTCGGTCACCACGATGTTCGGCCAGGAGACCAACGGTCTCACCCGGCTGCCGAGCGGATTGTGGCTGCGGGAGGCGGTTCGCGGCAACGCCGCCGCCTGGCTGGGCGAACGGCACGTGGCGAAGCTCGGCGACTCCACCGGTCTCCTGGTGAAGCTGCTCGACGCCGGGCAGCGGCTGCCGGTGCACTTTCACCCGTCGGACGCGTTCGCGAAGCAGCACTTCGACTCGCATTTCGGCAAGACCGAGGCCTGGATCGTGGTCGGCACCTACGGCCACGACCCGCGCGTGTACCCGGGCTTCGCCGAAACGTTGAGCAAGGCGACCGTGGCCGAGTGGACCCGGGAGCAGGACGCGCCGAGCATGCTGGGCGCGCTGAACAGCATCCCGGTGCAGGCCGGCGACACGGTGTACATCCCGGCGGGCCTGCCGCACGCGATCGGCGAGGGCGTGTTCGTCGTGGAGCTGCAGCAGCCCACGGATTTCTCGCTCACCCTGGAGTGGCGCGACTTCCTGGTCTCGCCGGAGAAGGGCCACCTCGGCATCGGCTTCGACACCGCGCTCGAAACCCTGGACACCTCCGGCTGGGACGCCGAACGGCTGAAGACGATCGTCAAGCACACCGCGGACGACGGCGCCGAGTCGGTGGATCTGCTGGCCGACGGGTCCGACGCGTTCTTCCGCGCCGACCGGATCCAGCTCACCGGCGGCGCTTTCGCACTGGACCCCTCGTTCGCGGTACTGGTCGTGATGGACGGCGAGGGCACCCTGCATACCGAGCACGGCAGCGAGTTCCCGCTGGCCAAGGGCGACACTTACGTCGTGCCCTTCGGCGCCGGGCAGGCCGAGGTGTCCGGGGCGGTCACCGTGATCCGGTGCCGTCCACCGGCTCCCGAAGCGCGGTAATCCGGCACCATTCGTCCTAAGTGGACGGAAAGATGAGCGCTCCGCAGGAGACTTTTCCCGGAATGTCCCCTTCAGGGTTTTCGGTCGCTATCATCTACTCCCCACTGCCGAGGGAGGCCGGATGACCCAGCGCGTTCCGTGGCGTTCGCGTCCGGCGCCGGCCGGGGTGCTCGCGGCGGCCCGGCGGATCACCGAAGACCTGATGGACGGCCTGTCCGGCACCCGGGTCCGGCGGGCGGCGCACGCGCTGCGACGGCTGTTCGACGTCCCCGGCCTCGGCGTGAGCGACCTGTCCGGCTCGCTGGTCTGGTCCGGGCGTCCCGGTGCGGACGACGTCGTGGCCCAGGTGCTCGACGAGGTCCTGCACACCGAGGAACCGGCGGCCCGTGGCGAGGCCGCAGCGGTACCACTGCACGTCCACGACGAGCTGGCCGGTGCGTTGGTGCTGGTCGGCGCGAAGGCGGCGGTCCTTCGGCAGGCCGCGGATCTCGTCGTGCGAGCGCTGGAGCGGGGCCGGTTGGAGGCCTCGGCCGATCAGGCCGCCCAGGCGGAGCTGCGGGCGTTGCGCGCGGAGATGTCGCCGCACTTCGTCTACAACGCGCTCACCGTGATCGCGTCGCTGGTGCGTTCCGAGCCGGATCGGGCGCGGGACCTGATGCTCGATTTCGCCGACTACACCCGCTACAGCCTTGCCCGGCACGGTGAGTACACAGTGGTCGCCGAGGAATTCCGCGCGGTCGAGACATACCTGGCGTTGCAGCGCGCGGTGCTGGGCGACCGGCTGAAGGTGCAGGTTCGGGTGGCGCCCGAGGTGCTCGCGGTGGCCGTGCCGTACCTGGTGCTCGAACCCTTGGTGGAGAACGCGATCCGGCACGGAATCGAACCACGCCCCGAGGCCGGGCTGGTCCAGGTGCACGGGCAGGCCGAGGGCAACGACTGCGTGCTGACAGTGGAGGACGACGGAGTGGGCATGCCGCCGAAGCAGGCCGCGGACATCCTCGCCGGGCGCGCCGCCGGCGCTGGGCTTGGTCTGGCCAATGTGGACAGACGACTGCGCGACGTCTACGGCGCCTGGTACGGCCTGACCGTGGAGACCGAGGTCGGCGCCGGTACACGGGTGATCGTGCGGGTGCCGCGATTCCAGCCGGGGGTGCTGCCGTGAGCGGACTGCGGGTGCTGGCAGTGGACGATCTGCCGCCGGCGTTGGACGAGTTGTGCCGGATGCTGTCCGACGCCCCGGAAGTCGGCGCGGTGGTCGGCGCGGGCGACGCGCTCAAGGCGCTGAAACTGCTGCAGGCGGACCAGTTCGACGCGGTGTTCCTGGACATCTCCATGCCGGGGCTGGACGGGCTGGAGCTGGCTTCGTTGCTGGCGAAGCTGTCCGAGCCGCCGGTGATCGTCTTCGTCACCGCGCACGACGGGCACGCGGTGACCGCGTACGGCATCGGCGCGGTCGATTACCTGCTCAAACCTGTGCGTACGGAACGGCTCGCCGCAGCGCTGGCCAAGGTCGTCCGGCTCGCGCCGAGCAGCCTGCCCCGGCCCGCGCCGGACGCGATGGCAGCGCTGCCGATCGACTCCGGCGGCCGCACCCGTTACGTCCGCCGCGACGACGTGCTGTACGCCGAAGCACACGGCGACTACGTCCGGCTGCACACTCGCTCGGCCGTATACCCGGTGCGGATGCCGATTTCCCGGCTTGAGGAGTACTGGGAGGGCACCGGATTCACCCGCGTGCACCGCGGTTACCTGCTCGCCGTCAGAGCGGTGCTGGAGTTGCGCAGCGACACCACCGGCGGGCTCCTGGCGCACACCGGAGCGGGAGACGTACCGGTCAGTCGCCGGCACGCCCGGGAGCTGCGTGACCGGCTGCTGGAGGCGGCCCAGCGCGGGCAACTGGGGACGCCGCGGTGAGCCGGACGAAGCGGGTCGCCGTGACCAGCCCACAGACCCGGCTCGCCCGATCGCGGCGGCAAGCCCGCGGCCGGTGGCGAATGCCGCGACTTGCGGCTTCGGAGGCCGAACGCGCGGCCTCGCTGTATCGGACGCAGCGTCGTCGCGGAATTCCCGCGCTGGCGGCGATGTTCGTGCTGGTGCTCGGCCTGCCGGTGGTGTTCGCCGTGGTACCGGAGCTGGATTCGGTGCGGATGTGGGGCATTCCGTTGTCCTGGCTGATGATCGCGTTGCTGCCGTACCCGGTGATGGCCGGGCTCGCGTGGTGGCAGCTGCGGCGGGCGGAGAAGACCGAGGACGACTGAGTGGACATCGCGCTGGCCGTCGCCCCCGTCGTGCTGATCACCCTGCTGATCGGCGTGCGCGGGGTGGCCGCCATGCGCACCACGTCGGACTTCCTCGTGGCGTCACGGCGGATCTCACCGTTCGTGAACTCCGCGGCGGTGTCCGGGGAGTACCTGTCCGCGGCGTCGTTCCTCGGCATCGCCGGGCTGGTCGTGAAAAACGGCACCGGTGCGCTGTGGTATCCGGTCGGTTTCACTGCCGGGTACATCGCGATGCTCGTGCTCGTCGCCGCACCGATGCGCCGGTCCGGGGCGCTGACCGTGCCGGACTTCGCCGAAGCGCGGCTGGCCTCCCCCGCGTTGCGCCGGCTCGCGGCCGTGGTGGTGCTGGTGATCGGGACCATCTACGTCGTTCCCCAATTCCGCACGGCCGGGCTCGTGCTCACCGCGGTGGGCGGCACTCCGTACTGGGTGGGCGTGGTGATCGCCGGGACCGCGGTCGGCGGCACCCTCGCGCTCGGCGGAATGCGGGCCGCGACCTACGTGCAGGCATTCCAGTTCTTCCTGAAACTGGTGCTGTTCCTCGTCCCCGCGCTGTGGCTGGTGCTGCACGTGAGCGCCGGGGACCGGGAGGCGAGCCTGAAACCGGTGGAGTTCACCCACTTCTCCCACGCGACCCCGGTGGACTTCGCTCACGACGTCACCCTGACGCTCCGGGAACCCACGGTGGTCCTCGAACAGGGCACCCCACGGACGTTGCCGCCCGGACAGCTGCCGGTCCGCGAAGGCGAGCGAATCGTCTTCGCCGAAGGTGCACAAGTGCCTGCGCTGCAAGGGGAAACGTCCCTCGGCGGCCCGAATTGGCAACGACCGCTGCTGGAGCTGGACCGGGGGCACCCGTTGCTGGGCACTTGGGCGATCCTGATCGCGACCGTGCTCGGCACGATGGGCCTGCCGCACGTGCTGATGCGCTTCCACACCAGCCCGGACGGCCGGGCCGCCCGCCGGACCGCGGCGATCACCGTGGCGCTGCTCGGCGTGTTCTACCTCTTCCCCGGCGTCTACGGGGTCCTCGGCCGGGTGCTGGTACCGGAGCTGTACCTGTCCGGGCAAACCGACACCGTCGTGGTCGCCCTTCCGGCCCAGGTCGATCACGGCTGGACCGGGCAGCTGTTCACCGCGCTGCTCACCGCGGGCGCGTTCGCCGCATTCCTGGCCACCTCGCTGGGGCTGCTGCTGGTGATGTCGGGTGCGCTGGCCTACGACCTGATGCCCGGCGGGCTGCGGCGGCTGCGGGTGACCGTTGTCTTCGTCGCGGCCGCGATGGTGGTGCTCGCACTGCCCGCCACGCGTCTCGACGCCGGGGTCCTGGTGACCTGGGGTTTCACCGTCGCCGCGTCGACTTTCTGCCCGCTGCTGGTGCTCGGCATCTGGTGGCCGCGGCTGACCGCGGCCGGCGGGATCGCAGGGGTGCTCACCGGGCTCGTCGCGTCGTCCGGGTCGATCCTGTTCGCGCTGGCCGGACCGCCGCTGCCCGGCTGGGTGGCGATCTTGGTCTCGCAACCGGCACCCTGGTCGGTACCACTGGCGTTCGGGGTGATGGTGCTGGTCTCCCTGCGTGGCCGCCCACCGTCGTGGGCCGGGGCCGCGATGCTCCGGCTGCACCTCGACGAGCGGGTGCCCGCCCATTCGTCGGGACCCGCCGACCGTTCGTCAACCGTTCGTCGTGCCGCCCGGCGTTTGCACCGCTGAAGCGTTCCGCTGTCCGGCTGGCCCTCCCTACTGTGTCGCGGACCACATAGGCCGCGTCGCGAGGGAGAAGTGATGACCGACGACCGCCCGCCGGATCCGGACTGGACACAGGTGCACGAAAGCGCCGAGTTCCGCCAGCTGCGCGGACGGCTGCGCCGCTTCGTGTTCCCGATGGCCGCGCTGTTCCTCGCCTGGTACCTGCTCTACGTGCTGCTGGCCGACTACGCGCACGGCTTCATGAGCACCAAGATCGCCGGAAACTTCACCGTCGGCCTGCTGCTCGGGCTGCTGCAGTTCGTCTCGACGTTCCTGATCACCTGGCTGTACGTGCGCTACGCCAACCGGAAGCTCGACCCGATCGCGGAGCGGATCCGCGGCGACCTCGAACACCCTGAACACCCTGAACACCCGAAGGAGCCGGTATGAGCACGCTCGCCGCGGGCGTCGAGGGCAGCAACCCGGCGCTGAACATCGGCATTTTCGCGGCTTTCGTGGTGATCACGCTGGTGATCGTGTTCCGCGCGAGCCGCAACACCAAGACCGCGTCCGACTACTACGCGGCCGGGCGCGCGTTCACCGGCCCGCAGAACGGGATCGCCATCTCCGGCGACTACCTGTCCGCCGCCTCGTTCCTCGGCATCGCGGGCGCCATCGCGATCTACGGTTACGACGGGTTCCTCTATTCCATCGGCTTCCTGGTGGCCTGGCTGGTCGCGTTGCTGCTGGTGGCGGAGCTGCTGCGCAATACCGGCAAGTTCACCATGGGCGACGTGCTCGCGTTCCGGATGAAGCAACGCCCGGTGCGGGCCGCCGCGGCGGTCTCCACGCTCGTGGTGTCGTTCTTCTACCTGCTGGCCCAGATGGCCGGCGCCGGTGGGCTGGTCGCGCTGTTGCTGGGCATCGAGGGCAAGGCCGCGCAGTCGGTGGTGATCGCGGTGGTCGGCGTGATCATGATCGCCTACGTGCTGATCGGCGGGATGAAGGGCACCACCTGGGTGCAGATCATCAAGGCCGCGCTGCTGATCGTCGGCACGCTCGCGATGACGCTGTGGGTGCTGGGCAAGTACGGGTTCGACTTCTCGTCGCTGCTGCAGGGCGCGGTGGACAAGGCGGGCAAGGCCGGGGAGGCGCTGCTCGGGCCGGGCAAGCAGTACGGCGCGACCGGAACGTCCAAACTGGACTTCTTCTCGCTCGGGATCGCCCTGGTGCTGGGCACCGCGGGCCTGCCGCACGTGCTGATGCGCTTCTACACCGTGCCGACCGCCCGCGAGGCCCGGCGCTCGGTGGTCTGGGCGATCGTGCTGATCGGCGTGTTCTACCTGTTCACGCTGGTGCTCGGCTACGGCGCGGGCGCACTGGTCGGCCCGGACGACATCAAGGCCGCCCCCGGCGGGGTGAACTCGGCCGCGCCGCTGCTCGCGCTGAACCTCGGCGGACCGGTGCTGCTCGGGCTGATCTCCGCGATCGCGTTCGCCACCATTCTCGCCGTGGTGGCCGGGCTGACCATCACCGCGTCCGCCTCGTTCGCACACGACGTGTACGCGAACGTGGTGAAGAAGGGCAAGGCCGCAGCGGGTTCGGAGGTCCGCGTCGCGCGGATCACCGCGGTGGTGATCGGCATCGTCGCGATCCTCGGCGGGATCCTGGCCAACGGCCAGAACGTGGCGTTCCTGGTCGCGCTCGCCTTCGCCGTGGCGGCTTCGGCGAACCTGCCGACGATCCTGTATTCGCTGTTCTGGAAGCGGTTCAACACCCAGGGCGCGCTGTGGAGCATCTACGGCGGACTGATCGTCACGATCGTGCTGATCGTCTTCTCCCCCGCGGTGTCCGGCAAGCCGATCGATCCGAAGACCGGGAAGAGCACGTCGATGCTGCAGGGCGTGGACTTCCACTGGTTCCCGCTGGACAACCCGGGCCTGGTGTCGATCCCGGTCGCGTTCTTCCTCGGCTGGCTGGGCACCGTCCTGTCGAAGGAGCGCAACCCGGAGAAGTACGCGGAAATGGAGGTCCGCGCGCTCACCGGGGCGGGCGCGGAAAAGGCCACACAGCACTGAAAACACTCGTGGGTGCCGGGAGTTGTCCCGGCACCCACGAGCAGTCAGTACGGCAGCTTCCCTGCGGCGATCTCGCCCAGCGTGGCCTCCAGCAGCCCGCGCGCGTGCCGCCACAGGCCGGCGCCCAGCGAGATCCGCGCGGCACCCAGCTCCGCCAGCTCGGCAAGCCCCGGCCCGCCGGGCAACGGCGCCACGTTCACCGGACCGCCGACCTCCTGGACGAACTCCGCCAGCACTTCCGGCGAGCGCGCCAGGATCGGGTACACACAGTCGGCACCCGCGGCCAGATACGCCCGGCCGCGCTCCACCGCTTCGGCGAGAACCGCACGTTCGTCCTCGGCGCCGAGGAACACGTCGACCCGGGCGTTGATCACCAGCCCGGCGCCGGCGCCACGGCGCACCTCGGCAATCCGCTCCGCCTGCTCGGCAACCGGACGACGGCCACCGTTGACGTGGTCGGTGTCCTCGTAATTGCACCCCACCGCACCGAGCGCGAGCAGCCGCTCGGCGACCTCCGCAGGCGGAAGCCCGTAGCCACTCTCCGCGTCGACGGTCACCGGCACCGCCACCGCCCGCACGATCCGCTGCGCGGCGCCGAACATCTCGTCCACCGGCGCCCCCTCGCCGTCCGCCAGCCCGAGCGAGGCCGCGACCGCCGCGGAACTCGTTGCCACGACCGGGAATCCGGCAGCTTCGACGAGCCGCGCCGTGTCCGCGTCCCAGACGTTCGGCAGCACCAGCGGCTTGCCGGGTACCTGCAGCGCCCGCAGCGCTTCGGCGGTCACACCGCACGCTCCTTGCTGAACACTTTCGTCATACCGGCCACGCTAATGCGCGGTGGACCGTACGGATAGTCCACTGCGGAAGCACGAAAGTGGTCCAGTTGGGGCCGGAGTTCAGAGGTGGATACCCGCCCATCGGGCGAATCCGGCCAGGGAGCCGGTAGTGCGGCGCTCGGCGGCAGCGAGCGCGCGCACGGTCTCAGCGACCGACGGGTGGTGCCAGGTCACGTTCGGCGCGACCCGCCTGCCTCGTTCAGTTCGTCCAGAGTCCGCCCACGATCGCCGTGCAGCATCCACGCCCGCGCCATGTCGATGTGGTGGTGCCCAACACGTTCCGGACGGCGGGAATCGAGCACGGTGACGGACGAGGCACGCCGGACGGCCTCGGTGCCGTTGTAGTTCTCGACCGGGGCCGCGCACCAGTGCACGACAATGTTCGTCGCGCTCGCATCCAAGTTGTAGTACGGGACGGCCGGGGGCGCGAACTCGTCGGCGAAGGCGCGTGCCTCGGACAAGTAGCCGTCGGCTTCGGCCGGGTCGCCGGCTCGCGCGGCGAGGATCGCAGAACGCAGGTTGAGCTGAATCGCGACCCCTCGATCTTTCGCACCGGTGCCGAGGTGCCGCCGGGCGCGATCGAGCATCCGCAGTCCTGCGCGGTACTCGCCGTGCTGCAGGTAGCGGGTACTCCGGTGGTGGTCGCTGAGGACGCCACGCAACGGATCTCCGGTACGCGGCGCCAGATGAATGTGCCGCTCCGACGCGATCGCCGCGAGATCCGTCTGCCGGAATCGACCGGCCACGGTCGCGGACAGCCGGTAGGCATCGTGCAGAACGGCCCGGGCCAGTTCACCCGCGTGGCCCGGCTGATCGGCGAGAACGTACAAGTGGTGCAAGAGATTCGGCAGCTCCGACAGCACGTCGGTGTTGCGCAGCGCCAACACCTTGTCCGAGATGACGCTCACCCGGAACTCCACGGCGCCAAGGCTGAGCGCGTCCCCCTCGGGCTGCGGATCGTCATAGGCGTCGAGTGCGGTACGCAACTCCGCGATACCGGCGGATAGCGGACTCGGCTCGTCCAGCACCTCATTTTCCCGTGCGCCGTAGAGGGTTGCCACCTTGATCCCGAGAACACGAGCCGCGCTGGCCACGAACGCGGCGCTCGGCGGCTTGCTTCCCTGCTCTACTTTCCTGACCAGCGAGGCGGAGAAATTCGTGTGTCGCGCGAGCTGCAGCTGGCTCATGCCCTTGAGCTTGCGAGCAGCCTTGAGCCGGTCTGCGACGCTGCCGCCTTCGGGGAGATCCGGGGCCTGCATTCGATTTCTCCTGCCGTCAGCCAGTGGCACTTCGGTGGCACTTCAGCGTAGCAATCACCCATAGCATTGCAAAGGTAACTATCAGCTACCGGACGGATGGTGGAGGGCCCATGGCAACGGCGCTGATTTGCGTCGATCTGGCGATGACACACGGAATACCCAGGCTGACGCCCATGGAGGCCGTGATGGGCACCTGGATTCGCGACGACGCACCGGGGTGCTGACCGCCCCTGAGACCGGGGAGATCGTGGCAGACGACGAGGAACAGGCCGGTGGCTCGTGAACAAGGAGGCCGAGGAGTCGTCGAACGAACTGGGCAGCGCGCTCCGTGAGGCACGCCTGGCCGCGCGCTGGGGCGTCCGGGAACTTGCCCGTCGGCTCGACATGCACCCCGCCTTCATCTCGTCGTGGGAACTCGGGCACCGCACGCCCAAGGCGCTGGACGTGGCGTGCATCATCGGCGCGCTCGGTGTCATCGGCGAGGAGAAGACCCGCATCCTGCGCCTGGCTCTTGCCGCCGAGCTGCATCGGAGCTGTTTTTGGACGGCCCGCGCCTACCCCGTAGTGCGCCGCGAGGTCGGCGAGCATGGCGCCCGGAACCACGCCGGAGGATGACGACTGACCTCACCCCTGCCGGTTACGACGAGGACATGCGGACGACCAGGAAACGGCGCACGCCGGCGTCGGCGTTGCTCGCGAAGACCGCTTCCACGCTGGGACCTGCGCCAAGCCACCGACATGCACAACGCGCGCCTGTACCCCTGCTCACCGACCTGCTGGACCGCGGTTGGATCGCCGACGGTTACTACCCCTCGCCCCACGACGCACCCGGCGACGGCGCTCCCGACCAGCCACAGCACTACTACGTGGTCACCGACCTCGGCCGCACAGAACTCGCCAGGGTGTAGAAACCTCGCCCGCGCCTGCATGTGCCGCCGACGTCCCGGGCACGGGCGGGCCGTCGCAGAAGTGGCATAAGCCGGGCCGCCGACAGCGGATTTCCTTGCAACGCGCCGAAGTTCGCCGTTTAGACACGCCGACGACGTACCCTCCCGGCAATACCGGATCCTCATCCGAGGCTGACCGATCCCTGACACCGCCTGCTTAACGTGCAGGTATGACCTGGATTCAATCCCTCCCCGGCCTGGCCGTTCTCGCCGCCGGGCTCACATTCGCACCCGCCGCGAACGGACCGCTGGTGCAGCCGATGGCCACTTCCACAGCCGACGAGCAGGCGGTCTTCGACTACTGGACCCCCGCGCGGATCGCGACGCTCACCGAGCCGTTGTCGGGAAAGCCGCCGAAGAGCGGGGCGGACGGCGCGCCGTGGACGAGCGAGAACGCGGTGCAGAAGACCGTCGGGCGACTGTTCTATACCGACCACGGCGAGGACGCCAGCTGCACAGCGACCGTGGTGGACAGCGCAAATCGCAGCACAATCGTCACCGCGGCCCACTGTGTCAACAACACCGACCTGATCGGCGAACACAACGCGTGGAACGCGCACCTGATGTTCGTACCCGGCTACCACGACGGCCAAGCGCCGTACGGGAAGTTCGCGGTCCGCTACAGCGTGGCCGATGCGACGTGGCTGAAGAACGATCAGCAGAACGGCCAGAAGTTCAACACCTACGACCAAGCCTTCGCAGTGCTCGGCACGAACTCCGGTGGAAAGCGGGTGCAGGACGCCGTCGGCGCCGCCCAGCGAATCGGCTTCGACCTCCCCGGCGACGCCGAGGTGACCCAGTTCGGCTACCCGCGCGCGTCCGACGACCCCGCCCGCGAAGGCCTGCCGGAGTACACCGGCGAGCGGCTGGCCTACTGCACCGGGCAGGCCCGGCACCTCACCGGTACAAAGGAAGCCCCCGACCAGTGGGGCACCGCGTGCGTGATGGGCGGCGGCTCCAGCGGCGGCCCCCGCCTGCGCGACTTCGACCCGAAGACCGGACTGGGCACCGTGATCGGCGACAACAGCCACTCCAGGCTCCTGTCCGCGACCGGAATCCCTTGTGAGGACGAGAAAACCGACGGGTGCACGCGGTACCTGGCCGGACCGCAGTTCAGCCGCGCGGTGACGGAACCGTTGTATGAGGCGGCCCAGAAGCAGAGTTGAGCTGCGGTCGTCCGGTGCACCGCCGTGCGGACACGGGTCACGCTGCCAACGCCGAGGCGACCACGGCAGCCACGACCTTACCCCCGCAGAGTCCGCATTCTGCCCACCCGATGAACGGGTTGGGCGAACGACGACCTCCCGGCCGGACAGGCAATTACGGGAGTTGAGATCCCCCGTTGCCAGTCCCCGAGCGACCGGTCCGGCGTGCAACCAAGCCGACAGATCGATCACCACGCCAAATCACCCAACGCAACACGGCGACCGACACCGAGGGCCGGGCGCGCCAAGCCGACATCCGCCCACCCGGCACAAAAAACCGGCCGGCCGCGCGCAGCTACCTCCCGCGCACGACCGGCCGGCTCACCGAAACTTCAACCCCCGACGGGAATCACGCCGATGGAACGCGCAGCAGCAGGGCGTCGCCCTGGCCGCCGCCACCGCACAGCGCCGCCGCGCCCAGGCCGCCGCCGCGGCGGCGCAGCTCGTGCACCAGATGCACGGCGAGCCGGGCGCCGGACGCGCCGATCGGGTGGCCGAGCGCGATCGCGCCGCCGTTCACGTTCACCTTCGCCGGGTCGAGGCCCAGCTTGTCCGCGGAGACCAGGCCGACCGCGGCGAACGCCTCGTTGATCTCCACCAGGTCCAGCGCGGACGGGTCCAGCTTCGCCTTGGCCAGCGCCGCGAGGATCGCGTTCGAGGGCTGCTCGTGCAGGCTCGCGTCCGGGCCGGCGACCACGCCGTGCGCGCCGATCTCGGCCAGCGGGGTGATGCCCAGCTCGGCCGCCTTCTCCGGGCTGGCCACGATCACGGCCGCGGCACCGTCGGAGATCTGGGAGGCCGAACCGGCGGTGATGGTGCCGTCCGAGGCGAACGCCGGGCGCAGCTTGCCCAGGCTCTCCGCGGTGGTGTCGGCGCGCACGCCCTCGTCGGTGTCGAACACGACCGGGTCGCCCTTGCGCTGCGGGATCGAGACCGGCGCGATCTCCGCCTTGAAGAATCCGGCCTCGATCGCCGCCGCGGCACGCTGGTGCGAGCGGGCGGAGAACTCGTCCTGCCGCGCCCGGGTGACGCCGTAGCGGGAGTTGTACTTCTCCGTGGACGAGCCCATGGCGACCTGGTCGAAGGCGCAGAACAGCCCGTCGTAGGCCATGTGGTCGACGAGCGTGGTGTCGCCGTACTTGAACCCGCTGCGCGACTTCGGCAGCAGGTGCGGGGCCTGCGTCATGGACTCCTGGCCACCGGCCACCACCAGGTCGAACTCCCCGGCCCGGATCAGCTGGTCGGCCAGCGCGATCGCGTCCAGCCCGGACAGGCACACCTTGTTGACGCTCAGCGCGGGCACGTCCATCGGGATGCCCGCGGCGACCGCGGCCTGCCGCGCCGGGATCTGGCCCGCGCCGGCGGTGAGCACCTGGCCCATGATCGTGTACTGGACCGCCTCCGGGGCGACCCCGGCGCGCTCCAGCGCGGCCTTGATCGCGACCCCGCCGAGCTGCGCCCCCGAGAAGTCCTTCAACGAACCGAGCAGCCGCCCGATGGGGGTACGGGCAGCGCCCAGGATCACGGAACCGGACACGACGTCCTCCAAAGCATCGGTGCACTGGCAGTGCTGCCACGATACCGCCCGGATCGGGTGCCCG
This Amycolatopsis sulphurea DNA region includes the following protein-coding sequences:
- a CDS encoding helix-turn-helix domain-containing protein, producing the protein MNKEAEESSNELGSALREARLAARWGVRELARRLDMHPAFISSWELGHRTPKALDVACIIGALGVIGEEKTRILRLALAAELHRSCFWTARAYPVVRREVGEHGARNHAGG
- a CDS encoding trypsin-like serine peptidase, encoding MTWIQSLPGLAVLAAGLTFAPAANGPLVQPMATSTADEQAVFDYWTPARIATLTEPLSGKPPKSGADGAPWTSENAVQKTVGRLFYTDHGEDASCTATVVDSANRSTIVTAAHCVNNTDLIGEHNAWNAHLMFVPGYHDGQAPYGKFAVRYSVADATWLKNDQQNGQKFNTYDQAFAVLGTNSGGKRVQDAVGAAQRIGFDLPGDAEVTQFGYPRASDDPAREGLPEYTGERLAYCTGQARHLTGTKEAPDQWGTACVMGGGSSGGPRLRDFDPKTGLGTVIGDNSHSRLLSATGIPCEDEKTDGCTRYLAGPQFSRAVTEPLYEAAQKQS
- a CDS encoding acetyl-CoA C-acetyltransferase is translated as MSGSVILGAARTPIGRLLGSLKDFSGAQLGGVAIKAALERAGVAPEAVQYTIMGQVLTAGAGQIPARQAAVAAGIPMDVPALSVNKVCLSGLDAIALADQLIRAGEFDLVVAGGQESMTQAPHLLPKSRSGFKYGDTTLVDHMAYDGLFCAFDQVAMGSSTEKYNSRYGVTRARQDEFSARSHQRAAAAIEAGFFKAEIAPVSIPQRKGDPVVFDTDEGVRADTTAESLGKLRPAFASDGTITAGSASQISDGAAAVIVASPEKAAELGITPLAEIGAHGVVAGPDASLHEQPSNAILAALAKAKLDPSALDLVEINEAFAAVGLVSADKLGLDPAKVNVNGGAIALGHPIGASGARLAVHLVHELRRRGGGLGAAALCGGGGQGDALLLRVPSA